From Acidipropionibacterium acidipropionici, one genomic window encodes:
- a CDS encoding DUF499 domain-containing protein, translating to MALTNRERIDRAAGALAGVLGPALDRTIAGQIPPGTTWVDLFRIKDTGGSEREYSHDDVRLQLRALTENFLNLRRPFSSLVNRAEENLAGELREVLNKWAHREPFNTDDTYRALDTTERLLRVLDAPQEARQVAAMRQELLRVRISDEARTDTRKDVDLADVELPAWHEVLTPHPDVLNGRFQESEFAANLHSVATGTGDVGHEYSDPVEFFRRTYLTEGLKDLLSQAVQRIAGTGTGTGGSPIVNLQSTFGGGKTHSMLAVWHLFSGVSAESLPDDVQSIVKDAQLDRLHVNRAAIVGNEIAPGSADVKDDGTEVRTLWGELALQLGGKRGYALVADADRTATSPGSGLRRLIADAAPCVILIDEWVAYARQLLGRDDLPGGTFDTQFTFAQQLSEVVSTTPGALLLVSIPASDIRTDTDGNRVETPASELETGGANGHTALQKLEHVIGRVAHQWQPASNDESFEIVRRRLFREPDGDAQRRINQTARRFVNLYRETPGLFPQGADTAEYERRIRRAFPIHPELFDRLYEDWSTLERFQRTRGVLRLMSTVIAELVKEGDNSPIIMPGTIPIGAAGVTSEFASYVDAAWRGVISADVDGPQASARAVDEERPVYGRRALSTRLARALFLGSAPTVGGAHAGLDRKDLTLGVVMPGDTVRNADSALALLQQRSAYIFQDGERYWLDVTPSLNRIASERAAALDAEDVEAAIIERLRARSRDTGGLFKAVIVAPDSGSEIPEDDETRLIVLGPGMPFSARSATSEARDAVIEMTKNRGATPREYRNTLVFVAPDSRRVDDLRSAMRAHLAWKGIRDDADRLDLRQEQMRTAAQRSDDENKRVESLISDAWTHGLTPHQTGNNPEIEVRTFKLDTSEPRLHARAEKGFTRDDELVAGTYGPRVILMNLERYLARIWNKGYISARELYELHAKYLYLPRLRSIQVLYRGLDDATGNITGDVFWLADGYDEATGDFEELVGPTSGEMVVARPETLLVSQRLAEAQVARQKAAEETRTGHDEPGPSPLPGGGTGPGDDGDDGRDDDNPPTPQLDRNAAYHGTFEIDAGGDVEGSLAEIADAIITQLRDAGPDSLEVTMTVESHRAGGFPEGIVRAVRENGRGLGAAKNRFEDE from the coding sequence ACTGACCAATCGCGAGCGCATTGACCGCGCTGCCGGGGCTCTCGCGGGGGTGCTCGGCCCGGCCCTCGACCGCACCATCGCCGGGCAGATCCCCCCGGGCACCACCTGGGTCGATCTCTTCCGCATCAAGGACACGGGCGGCTCGGAGCGCGAATACAGCCACGACGACGTCCGCCTCCAACTCCGGGCGCTCACCGAGAACTTCTTGAATCTCCGCCGCCCGTTCTCCTCCCTGGTCAACCGTGCCGAGGAGAACCTGGCAGGGGAACTGCGCGAGGTTCTCAACAAGTGGGCCCACCGGGAGCCCTTCAACACCGACGACACCTACCGGGCGCTCGACACCACCGAGCGCCTGCTCCGCGTGCTCGATGCCCCGCAGGAGGCCCGCCAGGTCGCGGCCATGCGTCAGGAGCTGCTGCGGGTGCGCATCTCCGACGAGGCGCGCACCGACACCCGCAAGGACGTCGACCTGGCCGACGTCGAGCTCCCCGCCTGGCACGAGGTGCTCACGCCCCACCCCGACGTCCTCAACGGACGGTTTCAGGAGAGCGAGTTCGCCGCCAACCTCCACTCCGTGGCCACCGGGACCGGCGACGTCGGCCACGAGTATTCCGACCCCGTCGAGTTCTTCCGCCGCACATATCTGACCGAGGGCCTCAAGGACCTGCTCTCCCAGGCGGTGCAGCGGATCGCCGGCACCGGCACCGGCACCGGCGGGTCCCCCATCGTCAATCTGCAGTCCACCTTCGGCGGCGGCAAGACCCACTCCATGCTCGCCGTCTGGCACCTGTTCTCCGGGGTGTCCGCCGAGAGCCTTCCCGATGACGTCCAGAGCATCGTCAAGGACGCGCAGCTGGATCGGCTCCACGTCAACCGGGCCGCCATCGTCGGCAATGAGATCGCACCCGGGAGCGCCGACGTCAAGGACGACGGCACCGAGGTGCGCACCCTCTGGGGCGAGCTCGCCCTGCAGCTCGGCGGCAAGAGGGGCTACGCGCTCGTCGCCGACGCCGACCGCACCGCCACGAGCCCGGGATCCGGACTGCGACGTCTCATCGCCGATGCCGCACCGTGCGTCATCCTCATCGACGAGTGGGTGGCCTACGCCCGGCAGCTCCTGGGTCGCGACGACCTGCCCGGCGGCACCTTCGACACCCAGTTCACCTTCGCCCAGCAGCTCTCCGAAGTGGTCTCCACCACCCCGGGGGCGCTGCTGCTCGTCTCCATCCCCGCATCCGACATCCGCACCGACACCGACGGCAACCGTGTCGAGACCCCGGCCAGCGAGCTGGAGACCGGCGGCGCCAACGGACACACCGCTCTGCAGAAGCTCGAGCACGTCATCGGGCGCGTGGCCCACCAGTGGCAGCCGGCATCCAATGACGAGTCCTTCGAGATCGTGCGGCGCCGGCTCTTCCGAGAGCCCGACGGCGATGCGCAGCGGCGGATCAATCAGACGGCGCGGCGCTTCGTCAACCTGTACCGGGAGACGCCCGGCCTGTTCCCCCAGGGCGCCGACACTGCGGAGTACGAGCGGCGGATCCGTCGCGCCTTCCCCATCCATCCCGAGCTCTTCGACAGGCTCTACGAGGACTGGTCGACCCTGGAACGCTTCCAGCGCACCCGCGGCGTGCTGCGCCTCATGTCCACGGTGATCGCAGAGCTAGTCAAGGAGGGGGACAACTCGCCTATCATCATGCCCGGCACCATCCCGATCGGTGCTGCCGGCGTCACCAGCGAATTCGCCAGCTACGTCGATGCGGCATGGCGAGGAGTCATCTCCGCCGACGTCGACGGCCCGCAGGCCTCCGCCCGCGCCGTCGACGAGGAGAGGCCCGTCTACGGCCGCCGCGCCCTGTCCACGCGTCTCGCCCGGGCGCTCTTCCTCGGCTCCGCCCCGACGGTCGGCGGTGCCCATGCGGGCCTGGACCGCAAGGACCTCACACTCGGCGTCGTCATGCCCGGAGACACCGTGCGCAACGCCGACTCCGCCCTGGCCCTGCTCCAGCAGCGCAGCGCCTACATCTTCCAGGACGGGGAGCGCTACTGGCTCGACGTCACCCCATCACTCAACCGGATCGCGTCCGAGCGCGCCGCCGCGCTGGATGCCGAGGACGTCGAGGCCGCCATCATCGAACGCCTCAGGGCCCGGAGCCGGGACACCGGAGGTCTGTTCAAGGCCGTCATCGTCGCGCCGGACAGCGGCTCCGAGATCCCCGAGGACGACGAGACACGACTGATCGTGCTCGGGCCGGGCATGCCGTTCAGCGCCCGCAGCGCCACCTCCGAGGCCCGAGACGCCGTCATCGAAATGACGAAGAACCGCGGTGCCACGCCGCGCGAGTACCGCAACACTCTGGTCTTCGTGGCACCCGACAGCCGACGGGTCGACGATCTGCGCAGCGCGATGCGCGCACACCTGGCATGGAAGGGCATCCGCGACGACGCCGACCGTCTCGACCTGCGTCAGGAGCAGATGCGGACCGCCGCGCAGCGCTCAGACGATGAGAACAAGCGTGTCGAGAGCCTCATCTCAGACGCGTGGACGCACGGACTGACTCCCCACCAGACCGGCAACAATCCCGAGATCGAGGTGCGGACCTTCAAGCTCGACACCTCGGAGCCGAGACTGCACGCCCGAGCCGAGAAGGGATTCACCCGCGACGACGAACTCGTGGCCGGGACCTATGGGCCGCGCGTCATCCTCATGAACCTGGAGCGATACCTCGCCCGCATCTGGAACAAGGGGTACATCAGCGCCCGCGAACTGTACGAGCTGCACGCCAAATATCTCTATCTGCCGCGGCTGCGCTCGATTCAGGTGCTGTACCGGGGGCTGGACGACGCCACAGGGAACATCACCGGCGACGTCTTCTGGCTCGCCGACGGCTATGACGAGGCGACCGGAGACTTCGAGGAGCTCGTCGGGCCGACGTCCGGAGAGATGGTCGTAGCAAGGCCCGAGACGCTGCTGGTGAGTCAGCGTCTCGCCGAGGCGCAGGTCGCACGTCAGAAGGCCGCCGAGGAGACGAGAACCGGTCATGACGAGCCCGGGCCGTCCCCCCTTCCGGGCGGCGGAACCGGACCCGGTGACGACGGGGACGACGGACGCGACGACGACAATCCGCCTACCCCGCAGCTCGACCGCAATGCCGCCTACCACGGAACCTTCGAGATCGACGCCGGAGGAGACGTGGAGGGGAGCCTGGCCGAGATCGCCGATGCGATCATCACGCAGCTGCGGGATGCCGGGCCGGATTCCCTCGAGGTCACGATGACCGTCGAATCCCATCGGGCGGGCGGCTTCCCCGAGGGCATCGTGCGGGCGGTCCGGGAGAACGGACGAGGCCTCGGGGCGGCGAAGAACCGGTTCGAGGACGAGTGA